The following coding sequences are from one Selenomonas sputigena ATCC 35185 window:
- a CDS encoding AAA family ATPase, with protein MYIKRLQLENFRCFEQLTIDFPKDYTVLIGGNGAGKSSILDAVAIAMASFLAGCGIQAANFHKTDVRFLTYTYEKGGFNREAQYPVRISAQAETENQECIAWTRALNSERGRTTVGEARPIMNHADALCQRVKKNLPVTLPFLAYYGTGRLWLPKRTKKDAVMRGVPSRLHGYVDALDAATNEKLMLQWFQRTALMEVQKGVSLPIFQAVKRTMEKLYAEMDDTAEVVQVSYDFNELEIEIRVTDKAGTNVSLPLRYFSDGIKAMLSMTADIAYRMVTLNPQLGGEAIAETPGIVLIDEIDMHLHPSWQRKILTALRKSFPKIQFIVTTHAPAVLANAENEHIMIFSHGKVVSSEKYIYGRDVTVILRDVMHTEVRPKEVVEKKALFYEVLEKGEFSRAEELLADLEKVLGAQDEDILRMQVMLDMERL; from the coding sequence GTGTATATCAAAAGACTCCAGCTGGAAAACTTTCGCTGCTTTGAGCAGTTGACGATAGACTTTCCGAAAGATTATACAGTGCTCATTGGCGGGAATGGGGCAGGGAAATCATCGATTTTGGACGCCGTTGCTATTGCGATGGCAAGTTTTCTCGCCGGCTGCGGCATTCAGGCAGCAAATTTCCATAAAACTGATGTAAGATTCTTGACATACACCTATGAAAAAGGAGGCTTTAACAGAGAAGCGCAATATCCTGTGCGCATTTCAGCACAAGCAGAGACGGAAAACCAGGAATGCATAGCATGGACTCGGGCGTTGAACTCCGAACGTGGGCGTACGACTGTGGGAGAAGCGCGTCCTATAATGAACCATGCAGATGCTCTTTGCCAAAGAGTCAAAAAGAATCTCCCGGTGACGTTGCCGTTTCTTGCCTACTATGGGACGGGACGTCTATGGCTGCCAAAACGGACAAAAAAAGATGCCGTGATGCGAGGCGTGCCTTCGCGCCTGCATGGCTATGTTGATGCGCTGGATGCAGCGACGAATGAAAAGCTGATGCTGCAATGGTTTCAGAGGACGGCACTCATGGAGGTGCAAAAAGGAGTATCTCTTCCGATATTTCAGGCAGTGAAGCGTACAATGGAGAAGCTGTATGCTGAAATGGATGATACTGCTGAGGTGGTGCAGGTGTCCTACGACTTCAACGAGTTGGAGATTGAGATTCGTGTAACGGATAAAGCCGGGACGAACGTATCCCTGCCGCTTCGGTATTTTAGCGATGGAATCAAGGCTATGCTGTCCATGACTGCGGATATTGCCTATCGCATGGTGACATTGAATCCGCAGTTGGGTGGGGAAGCGATAGCGGAAACACCGGGGATTGTCCTTATTGATGAAATCGATATGCACCTGCATCCATCGTGGCAAAGGAAAATCCTGACGGCTCTGCGGAAATCATTCCCGAAAATTCAATTCATCGTCACGACACATGCACCCGCTGTACTTGCCAATGCGGAAAACGAGCATATCATGATTTTTTCACATGGAAAGGTCGTTTCATCGGAAAAATATATCTATGGTCGCGATGTTACTGTCATTTTGCGCGATGTCATGCACACTGAGGTGCGTCCGAAGGAAGTCGTGGAAAAGAAAGCCCTGTTTTATGAGGTCCTGGAAAAGGGAGAGTTTTCAAGGGCAGAAGAATTGTTGGCTGATTTAGAGAAAGTTCTGGGAGCACAGGATGAAGATATCCTTCGCATGCAGGTCATGCTGGATATGGAACGATTGTGA
- the uvrA gene encoding excinuclease ABC subunit UvrA, producing the protein MENVIRIQGARAHNLKNIDVEIPRDKLVVVTGLSGSGKSSLAFDTIYAEGQRRYVESLSSYARQFLGQMDKPDVDNIEGLSPAISIDQKTTSRNPRSTVGTVTEIYDYMRLMFARAGRPHCPKCGKPIAQQTVDQMMDKLEALPERTKLLIMAQIVRGKKGEHKKILDHIRREGYVRVRIDGEVVDLGEEIHLDKAKKHTIEVVVDRLVVREGMEQRLADSLETALKMGEGVVYVQIVDGELLMFSENFACVDCGISLPEITPRMFSFNSPYGACPTCSGLGSNMEFDMELVVPDDSLSLAEGVFAPLSKNLNTYANCQMEAVLKHYGYTVDTPFRDLNKKVQELLLHGTGEEKFEFGYENMFGEYKLHHSAFEGVMPMLTRRYRETDTDAMREDYENYMTITPCPACHGARLRPEVLSVKVGGKNIAEVTALTIRECDEFFSGLSLSEREAKIAAQILKEIHARLGFLLNVGLDYLTLSRAAGTLSGGEAQRIRLATQIGSGLMGVLYILDEPSIGLHQRDNNRLLAALQHLRDLGNTLIVVEHDEDTMYAADHIIDIGPGAGAHGGRVVAEGTAEEIKKVAESVTGQYLARKKFIPVPSRRRTGTGNFIEIVGAAANNLKNLRVKFPLGELILVTGVSGSGKSTLVNEILYKGVASRLYHVKGKPGKHKKILGLEHVDKIIDIDQQPIGRTPRSNPATYTGVFDAIRQLFSQTTEAKMRGYKPGRFSFNVKGGRCEACRGDGIIKIEMHFLPDVYVPCEVCKGARYNRETLEVRYKGKTIADVLAMTVDEAVEFFKNIPRIETKLKVIQDVGLGYIKLGQSATTLSGGEAQRVKLATELARRSTGRTLYILDEPTTGLHTADIAKLLGILHRLVDGGDTVVVIEHNLDVIKTADHIIDLGPEGGSGGGTIVAEGRPEDIVKVKASYTGKFLKPLLEENFERNVK; encoded by the coding sequence ATGGAGAATGTGATTCGCATACAGGGCGCGCGCGCCCATAATTTGAAGAATATCGACGTGGAGATCCCGCGCGACAAACTCGTCGTCGTCACGGGGCTTTCGGGATCGGGCAAGTCCTCGCTTGCTTTTGATACGATTTATGCCGAGGGACAGAGGCGCTATGTGGAGTCGCTGTCGTCCTATGCAAGGCAGTTCCTTGGTCAGATGGACAAGCCCGATGTTGACAATATCGAGGGACTTTCACCGGCGATTTCCATCGACCAGAAGACGACGAGCCGCAACCCGCGCTCGACCGTCGGCACGGTGACGGAGATTTACGACTACATGCGATTGATGTTCGCGCGCGCCGGCCGCCCGCATTGTCCGAAGTGCGGCAAGCCCATCGCGCAGCAGACGGTCGATCAGATGATGGACAAGCTTGAGGCTCTGCCCGAGCGCACGAAGCTCCTGATCATGGCGCAGATCGTTCGCGGCAAGAAGGGCGAGCACAAGAAGATTCTCGACCACATCCGCCGCGAAGGCTATGTGCGCGTGCGCATCGACGGCGAGGTCGTCGACCTCGGCGAAGAGATTCACCTCGACAAGGCGAAGAAGCATACGATCGAAGTCGTCGTCGACCGCCTCGTCGTTCGCGAGGGCATGGAGCAGCGTCTGGCCGATTCCTTGGAGACGGCTTTGAAGATGGGAGAGGGCGTCGTCTACGTGCAGATCGTCGACGGCGAGCTTTTGATGTTCAGCGAAAACTTCGCGTGCGTCGACTGCGGCATCAGCCTGCCTGAGATCACGCCGCGCATGTTCTCGTTCAACAGCCCTTACGGCGCATGTCCGACGTGCAGCGGCCTCGGCAGCAACATGGAGTTTGACATGGAGCTCGTCGTACCCGACGATTCGCTGTCGCTTGCCGAGGGAGTATTCGCGCCGCTTTCCAAGAACCTCAACACTTATGCGAACTGCCAGATGGAGGCCGTTCTCAAGCATTACGGCTATACGGTCGACACGCCGTTTCGTGACTTGAACAAGAAGGTGCAGGAGCTTCTTCTCCACGGCACGGGCGAGGAGAAGTTCGAATTTGGCTACGAGAACATGTTTGGCGAGTACAAGCTGCATCATTCGGCCTTCGAGGGCGTCATGCCGATGCTTACGCGGCGCTACCGCGAGACGGACACGGACGCGATGCGCGAGGACTACGAGAACTACATGACGATCACGCCTTGTCCTGCGTGCCATGGAGCGCGTCTTCGCCCCGAGGTGCTTTCCGTCAAGGTCGGCGGCAAGAACATCGCTGAGGTCACGGCGCTGACGATTCGAGAGTGCGATGAATTCTTCTCTGGGCTTTCGCTCTCGGAGCGCGAGGCGAAGATCGCCGCGCAGATCTTGAAAGAGATCCATGCGCGCCTCGGCTTTCTCTTGAACGTCGGGCTTGATTATCTGACGCTATCGCGTGCGGCGGGGACGCTCTCGGGCGGCGAGGCGCAGCGCATACGGCTTGCGACTCAGATCGGTTCGGGACTCATGGGCGTGCTCTACATCCTCGATGAGCCGAGCATCGGACTTCATCAGCGCGACAACAACCGCCTCTTGGCGGCGCTGCAGCATCTCCGCGATCTCGGCAACACGCTCATCGTCGTCGAGCATGACGAGGATACGATGTATGCCGCCGACCATATCATCGACATCGGCCCCGGCGCAGGAGCGCATGGCGGGCGTGTCGTCGCCGAGGGTACGGCAGAAGAGATCAAGAAGGTCGCCGAGTCCGTCACGGGACAGTATCTCGCGCGGAAGAAGTTCATCCCCGTGCCGAGCCGCCGCCGGACGGGCACGGGCAATTTCATCGAGATCGTCGGCGCGGCGGCGAACAATCTCAAGAACCTGCGCGTGAAGTTCCCGCTCGGGGAACTGATCCTCGTCACGGGCGTTTCCGGCTCAGGCAAGTCGACGCTCGTCAACGAGATCCTCTACAAGGGCGTCGCCTCAAGGCTCTACCATGTGAAGGGGAAGCCCGGCAAGCACAAGAAAATTCTGGGACTTGAGCACGTCGACAAGATCATCGACATCGACCAGCAGCCGATCGGGCGCACGCCGCGCTCGAATCCTGCGACGTATACGGGCGTATTCGATGCCATCCGGCAGCTCTTCAGTCAGACGACGGAGGCGAAGATGCGCGGCTACAAGCCCGGGCGCTTCAGCTTCAATGTCAAGGGCGGCCGCTGCGAGGCATGCCGCGGCGACGGCATCATCAAGATCGAGATGCACTTCTTGCCCGATGTCTATGTGCCATGCGAGGTCTGCAAGGGAGCGCGATACAATCGTGAGACGCTTGAGGTGCGCTACAAGGGAAAGACGATCGCCGACGTGCTCGCCATGACGGTTGACGAAGCTGTGGAGTTCTTCAAGAATATCCCGCGCATCGAGACGAAGCTCAAGGTCATTCAGGACGTCGGGCTCGGTTACATCAAGCTTGGGCAGAGTGCGACGACGCTCTCGGGCGGCGAGGCGCAACGCGTGAAGCTCGCGACGGAACTGGCGCGCCGCTCGACGGGGCGCACGCTCTACATCCTCGACGAGCCGACGACGGGACTTCACACCGCCGACATCGCGAAGCTCCTCGGCATCCTGCACCGCCTCGTCGACGGCGGTGACACGGTCGTCGTCATCGAGCACAACCTCGACGTCATCAAGACGGCCGACCACATCATCGACCTCGGACCTGAGGGCGGTTCGGGCGGCGGCACGATCGTTGCCGAAGGCCGTCCCGAGGACATCGTGAAGGTCAAGGCGTCGTATACGGGCAAGTTCCTGAAGCCGCTGTTGGAAGAGAATTTTGAGAGGAATGTGAAATGA
- a CDS encoding HNH endonuclease family protein: MIYIKKNEPPGEFIRYAKSSGACFDGMDSAVKATLRTALLQEQKYLCAYCMTSLEDSYKYVKIEHYVPRDADNELAYKNLLAVCCGNAGKPKTVQTCDTRKGNTILQIDPQNQHHMADIFYDGNGKIYIKNKEWQADLDDVLNLNCPELQAGRKAALDGLCAVLYKENKAKSASKAYLEKRLKFYQEGKDGRLRSYCGILRYYLQKRIRQCR; encoded by the coding sequence ATGATCTACATAAAGAAAAATGAGCCGCCGGGTGAGTTCATTCGGTATGCCAAAAGTAGCGGAGCTTGCTTTGATGGGATGGATTCTGCCGTCAAGGCAACTTTACGAACAGCGTTGTTGCAGGAGCAAAAATATCTCTGTGCCTACTGCATGACTTCACTGGAAGACTCATATAAATATGTAAAAATAGAACATTATGTACCGCGTGATGCCGATAATGAGCTTGCGTATAAAAATTTATTGGCCGTTTGCTGCGGCAATGCGGGAAAGCCGAAAACGGTACAGACTTGTGATACGAGAAAAGGAAATACGATACTTCAGATCGATCCGCAAAACCAGCATCATATGGCAGATATTTTCTATGATGGAAATGGGAAAATCTACATAAAGAATAAAGAGTGGCAGGCAGATTTGGACGATGTATTGAATCTTAATTGCCCCGAACTTCAAGCCGGAAGAAAAGCTGCATTGGATGGTTTGTGCGCAGTCTTGTATAAAGAGAACAAGGCGAAATCTGCGTCCAAAGCTTATCTGGAAAAAAGACTGAAATTCTACCAGGAAGGTAAAGATGGGCGGCTGCGTTCTTATTGTGGAATATTGCGGTATTATCTTCAAAAGCGGATTCGGCAGTGCCGGTGA
- a CDS encoding Wadjet anti-phage system protein JetD domain-containing protein codes for MKRVSLEQLLKGRSAAPYEEQYRFIMGLLAEGRIKPLKSPGTNGKRPALHLEYWLSEEAPDYAAYREELLYRTMPRLSVDYYLRHLAVYEKERAAVRALHDFLQLHAAKLGQEISCNERSFQIWGEEKFLLQGAGRSVLKHCGFELAQLNCYRTAEPFSYYAQHRETPQKILIVENKDTFFSMRRHLLAGASSLLGEAVGSLIYGAGKRVVSSFREFSVSAEPYMKEEANELLYFGDLDYEGIGIYENLAEALAAPWTVRPFLAAYRAMLEKAAGIALPQTKEKQNRHITGGFFAHFAAADVLAMQQILEGGRYIPQEILHLEDF; via the coding sequence TTGAAGCGTGTATCTTTGGAGCAGCTGCTCAAGGGACGGTCGGCGGCTCCTTACGAGGAGCAGTACCGCTTCATCATGGGGCTTCTGGCAGAGGGGCGCATCAAGCCGCTGAAGAGCCCGGGCACGAACGGCAAGCGGCCGGCCCTGCACCTCGAATATTGGCTCAGCGAGGAAGCGCCCGATTATGCGGCGTATCGGGAGGAGCTTCTCTACCGCACGATGCCGCGCCTCTCGGTCGACTATTACCTGCGCCACCTCGCCGTCTATGAGAAGGAGCGGGCGGCGGTGCGCGCGCTGCACGATTTCCTGCAGCTGCACGCGGCAAAGCTCGGGCAGGAGATTTCCTGCAACGAGCGCAGCTTCCAGATCTGGGGCGAGGAGAAGTTCCTGCTGCAGGGCGCGGGCAGGAGCGTCTTGAAGCACTGCGGCTTCGAACTGGCGCAGCTCAACTGCTACAGGACGGCGGAGCCTTTTTCCTATTACGCACAGCACAGGGAAACGCCGCAGAAGATACTCATCGTCGAGAACAAGGACACGTTTTTCAGCATGCGGCGCCACTTGCTGGCAGGGGCGTCGTCTCTTCTGGGCGAGGCGGTCGGCAGCTTGATCTACGGTGCGGGCAAGCGCGTCGTGAGCAGCTTTCGCGAGTTTTCTGTCAGCGCGGAGCCGTATATGAAGGAGGAGGCGAACGAGCTCCTCTACTTCGGCGATCTCGATTACGAGGGCATCGGCATTTACGAAAATCTCGCCGAGGCTCTCGCCGCGCCATGGACAGTGCGGCCTTTTTTGGCGGCGTACCGCGCCATGCTCGAAAAGGCGGCGGGCATCGCTCTGCCGCAGACGAAGGAGAAGCAGAACCGGCATATCACGGGCGGCTTTTTCGCGCATTTCGCAGCGGCGGACGTCCTCGCCATGCAGCAGATCCTGGAGGGGGGGCGCTACATCCCGCAGGAGATATTGCACTTGGAAGATTTTTGA
- the brnQ gene encoding branched-chain amino acid transport system II carrier protein, translated as MNRLKKKDLLTLGFMMFSVFFGAGNLIFPPALGQAAGTNTLPAMLGFMTTGVGLPLLGIMAIALAGGEYVQLLKRRTFPWFATALLVILYLIIGPLFAMPRTGAVSFEIGIRPFIGAGDVTLPQVIYTALFFGASYYLSLNPNKLIDRVGKMLTPALLVVLVILFLRTFWSPMGEVLAPTGVYLESPYAQGFQDGYQTMDLLATIAIGALVVNAVRYRGVTDTRTIGKACLAAGFITVFLMACVYGSLAYLGATSVTVLGHSENGGQLLAEAVRIFFGAAGNVLLALIIILACITTCCGITSSAAMFFHKLFKKKISYERLLLFSILFSFGASNIGLTQIIALAVPFLVAIYPLVIVFVMLSLFDRFIGWRKSIYQGAILFTLVFSLTDALHAAGFGSAALYEMLTAYVPFYGVMMGWVCPAALGAVLGFVISLGQKEPVAKEA; from the coding sequence ATGAATCGATTGAAGAAGAAGGATCTTTTGACTCTGGGCTTCATGATGTTCTCCGTCTTTTTCGGGGCGGGAAACCTCATCTTTCCGCCCGCCTTGGGACAGGCGGCGGGGACGAACACGCTGCCTGCCATGCTCGGCTTCATGACGACGGGCGTCGGTCTGCCGCTCCTTGGCATCATGGCGATCGCTCTCGCGGGCGGCGAATATGTGCAGCTTCTGAAGAGGCGCACGTTTCCCTGGTTTGCGACGGCGCTTCTCGTCATCCTTTATCTTATCATAGGGCCGTTGTTCGCCATGCCGAGGACGGGCGCCGTCTCGTTTGAGATCGGCATTCGTCCCTTCATCGGTGCGGGCGATGTCACGCTCCCACAAGTCATCTACACGGCGCTTTTCTTTGGCGCATCGTACTATTTGTCGCTCAATCCGAACAAGCTCATCGACCGTGTGGGCAAGATGCTTACGCCCGCGCTGCTCGTCGTTCTTGTGATCCTCTTTTTGCGTACCTTCTGGTCGCCGATGGGGGAGGTGCTCGCTCCGACGGGCGTTTACCTGGAATCGCCCTATGCGCAGGGATTCCAGGACGGCTATCAGACGATGGATCTCCTCGCGACCATCGCCATCGGCGCGCTCGTCGTCAATGCCGTGCGCTATCGCGGCGTGACCGACACGCGCACCATCGGCAAGGCATGCCTCGCAGCCGGCTTCATCACCGTATTCCTCATGGCCTGCGTTTACGGCTCCCTGGCCTATCTCGGAGCGACGAGCGTGACGGTTCTCGGACATTCGGAGAACGGCGGACAGCTGCTCGCCGAAGCCGTGCGCATCTTCTTCGGCGCGGCGGGCAACGTGCTCCTCGCGCTCATCATCATCCTCGCGTGCATCACGACGTGCTGCGGCATCACGTCGAGCGCAGCGATGTTCTTCCACAAGCTCTTCAAGAAGAAGATTTCCTACGAGCGCCTGCTGCTCTTTTCCATCCTCTTCAGCTTCGGCGCGTCGAACATCGGCCTCACGCAGATCATCGCGCTCGCCGTGCCCTTCCTCGTGGCGATCTATCCGCTCGTCATCGTCTTCGTCATGCTCTCTCTCTTCGATCGCTTCATCGGCTGGCGAAAGAGCATCTACCAGGGCGCGATTCTTTTCACGCTCGTTTTTTCGCTGACGGACGCACTTCATGCCGCAGGCTTCGGCTCGGCGGCTCTCTACGAAATGCTCACGGCGTACGTCCCGTTCTACGGCGTCATGATGGGCTGGGTCTGCCCCGCCGCCCTCGGCGCCGTCCTCGGCTTCGTCATCTCGCTGGGGCAAAAGGAGCCTGTGGCGAAGGAAGCGTGA